In the genome of Pseudoglutamicibacter cumminsii, one region contains:
- a CDS encoding choice-of-anchor M domain-containing protein, giving the protein MQVLVRARQSVVAATMTLALIIGSSALLGSTPTAASELPNDDQLKVAERSHVDSPKVYFDEADGLKLNAQFGGATHPIEQTINYAERAYDRNGRQQYYFQAKKDAPELDFLRETGEHWYMTPAVNPLGMAQIWSGFGADTGIPVEKFRDATFSLDLVSVNGPGRVELLVWNDREEGELGHVNRMLSSTDPNYRSFALTPGNHTHNLTLFSAPGRYELTYRATARGKDGKLIASKDSVLQWQVGGNRPGTPMDSDQPKTKSAEKFSVKPVADSHDDAVPLHQLRVALDEPVSGTAEFTVNGFHLATVKLRDGEASFTELLGGTTADYQVTVRDESGKVRYTSAPLTVTPGQPAATSDTGEATPKSPAASPVLSAKEISLKEDITAKVTVSTIEGDARRIDIEFSKPGFVGFVDLSNHPEPGSKYSDMTSSINATGEQHISFVASYDSYSDGYQLKATLRPHPVVRNAEMSEVTLTDSYEPGKPVSASTTVRATSSTDPQPSEPAEPEPSDPQPGEPNTQRVILGNGHLDLAATPTDNGGIDLLVKDDTREHAPDTIDRQVDDVALAVPDYLMHERKGETAGSDWDAVLAPAPKRTHVLPHTQREGAPWPGYSSDRFNYQEITGPVSLELVAVKGPGRLAVFQPNSLGGAPQIVLGSASGTPKRIDMDYPTHAHAGWAFTEPGSYELTFRSTVKKSDGSTATSPTHTLLVLVGNAAIDDYKAGSKAATETDGPSATPANPATGDSTTERAGAEAPSTVGSTTKPIGAEASSVPSAAEHEAAAGPLAQTGAPVSVLPLGLAAIALLLGGALTARRKEHLN; this is encoded by the coding sequence ATGCAAGTTCTCGTCAGAGCGCGACAAAGCGTCGTCGCTGCCACAATGACACTCGCCCTCATCATCGGATCGAGTGCACTTCTCGGTTCAACACCCACTGCCGCATCCGAGCTTCCAAACGACGACCAGCTCAAAGTCGCCGAACGCTCCCACGTCGACAGCCCCAAGGTGTACTTCGACGAAGCCGACGGTCTCAAGCTCAACGCACAGTTCGGCGGGGCAACGCACCCCATTGAACAGACCATCAACTATGCCGAGCGCGCCTACGATCGCAATGGTCGCCAGCAGTACTATTTCCAGGCCAAAAAGGATGCACCCGAGCTCGACTTCCTACGTGAAACGGGCGAGCACTGGTACATGACCCCGGCAGTGAATCCGCTCGGCATGGCACAGATTTGGTCGGGCTTCGGCGCCGACACCGGCATTCCCGTCGAGAAATTCCGCGATGCCACGTTCTCACTCGACCTCGTGAGCGTCAATGGACCAGGCCGGGTAGAGCTGCTCGTGTGGAACGACCGCGAGGAAGGCGAGCTGGGCCATGTCAATCGGATGCTCAGCTCAACCGATCCCAACTATCGCAGCTTCGCGCTCACTCCAGGAAACCACACCCACAATCTCACGCTGTTCTCAGCCCCCGGACGTTACGAACTCACCTACCGCGCGACCGCACGCGGTAAAGATGGCAAGCTAATCGCTTCCAAAGACAGTGTCCTCCAATGGCAGGTCGGCGGCAACCGGCCCGGCACGCCAATGGATTCAGACCAACCGAAGACCAAAAGCGCCGAGAAGTTTTCGGTAAAGCCGGTGGCCGACTCTCACGACGATGCCGTACCGCTCCACCAGCTGCGTGTAGCACTGGACGAGCCAGTGAGCGGCACCGCCGAGTTCACCGTCAATGGTTTTCACCTGGCAACCGTCAAGCTCCGCGATGGCGAGGCATCCTTCACCGAACTGCTCGGTGGCACAACCGCCGATTATCAGGTGACCGTGCGCGACGAATCAGGCAAAGTGCGCTACACCTCGGCGCCGCTGACGGTCACTCCGGGACAGCCCGCCGCAACGAGCGACACGGGCGAGGCCACACCGAAGTCTCCAGCAGCAAGCCCGGTGCTCAGCGCTAAAGAAATATCTCTGAAAGAAGACATCACCGCGAAGGTGACGGTGTCGACAATTGAAGGAGATGCGCGCCGTATCGATATCGAGTTCTCAAAGCCGGGATTCGTTGGCTTTGTTGACCTGAGCAACCATCCAGAGCCTGGTAGCAAGTATTCCGATATGACATCGAGCATTAATGCCACCGGCGAACAACATATTTCGTTTGTGGCCAGCTACGACTCATACAGCGACGGCTACCAGCTGAAAGCGACCCTGCGCCCGCATCCGGTGGTGCGGAACGCCGAGATGTCAGAGGTGACCCTCACCGATTCATATGAACCCGGCAAGCCGGTGTCAGCTTCGACCACCGTTCGCGCTACTTCGAGCACCGACCCGCAACCGAGCGAACCGGCAGAACCGGAACCGTCAGACCCACAGCCCGGTGAGCCGAATACTCAGCGAGTCATCCTCGGCAATGGGCATCTCGATCTTGCCGCCACCCCCACTGACAACGGCGGCATCGATCTGCTCGTGAAAGATGACACCCGCGAGCATGCTCCAGACACGATCGATCGACAGGTGGACGATGTGGCGTTAGCGGTACCGGACTACCTGATGCACGAACGCAAGGGAGAAACTGCGGGCTCAGATTGGGATGCAGTGCTTGCTCCCGCACCGAAACGCACCCACGTGCTGCCCCACACACAACGGGAGGGCGCACCCTGGCCCGGCTACAGTAGCGACCGATTCAACTATCAGGAGATAACCGGACCGGTGTCACTCGAGCTGGTCGCGGTCAAGGGTCCTGGCCGGCTGGCAGTTTTCCAACCGAACAGTCTTGGCGGCGCGCCGCAGATTGTATTGGGTTCAGCTTCGGGTACACCCAAGCGCATCGACATGGACTATCCGACGCATGCGCATGCTGGGTGGGCGTTTACGGAGCCGGGAAGCTATGAACTCACCTTCCGTAGCACGGTGAAAAAATCTGATGGTTCGACTGCGACCTCACCGACACACACGCTGCTAGTTCTCGTGGGGAACGCTGCAATTGATGACTACAAGGCGGGCTCAAAAGCGGCGACAGAAACCGATGGGCCATCCGCCACGCCTGCAAATCCTGCCACCGGTGACAGCACAACCGAGCGAGCCGGCGCCGAAGCGCCTTCCACCGTCGGTAGCACGACCAAACCAATCGGCGCCGAAGCGTCATCCGTTCCCTCAGCGGCCGAGCACGAAGCGGCGGCCGGGCCACTGGCGCAAACTGGAGCCCCGGTATCGGTGTTACCGCTTGGTTTAGCAGCGATCGCGCTGCTTCTTGGTGGGGCACTCACAGCACGCCGCAAGGAGCATCTGAACTAG